A genome region from Cinclus cinclus chromosome 29, bCinCin1.1, whole genome shotgun sequence includes the following:
- the LOC134054592 gene encoding gastrokine-2-like, with protein MGAHFSSVLGTQQQLDLSIFTAAALICLGVFWAQTSALNTFVLRDPVSNYVTGTMTIHNEEHIVDVHVRSGVYSSDTIFDYTHGYIATRLFSRNACFIMKIKKEFIPELHEIGHLAFERETMKDVYSPNNVWAQFQPGNSRLGDFKDWIIYGKHIENLCMGLPLYQLVATEPLMNVDGCASAGIPSILGLKICEELIATGS; from the exons ATGGGTGCACATTTCAGCTCTGTACTTGGAACACAGCAGCAACTGGACCTGAGCATCTTCACG GCTGCAGCCCTCATTTGCCTGGGAGTTTTTTGGGCTCAGACTTCTGCATTGAAC ACCTTTGTCCTGCGAGATCCTGTCAGCAACTATGTCACTGGGACCATGACCATCCACAATGAGGAGCACATTGTTGATGTCCATGTCCGTTCTGGCGTCTACTCCTCTGACACTATTTTTGACTACACACAT GGGTATATTGCAACCAGGTTATTTTCACGAAATGCCTGCTTTATcatgaaaataaagaaggaattTATCCCAGAGCTGCACGAGATTGGACATCTGGCTTTTGAGAGAGAG ACCATGAAGGATGTATACTCTCCAAATAATGTGTGGGCCCAGTTCCAACCTGGCAATTCCAGGCTGGGGGATTTTAAAGACTGGATTATCTATGGAAAACACATTGAAAATCTCTGCATGGGGCTGCCCCTCTACCAGCTGGTGGCCACTGAAC CACTAATGAATGTTGATGGCTGTGCCAGCGCCGGGATTCCAAGCATTTTGGGCCTTAAAATCTGTGAAGAACTCATTGCAACTGGATCTTGA
- the LOC134054591 gene encoding uncharacterized protein LOC134054591 — MSQGCFDKAMEAQMPQPSLLYFSGRYGDLITYSIFWKSQQQQTNQNQEIIFGGDSQITITGISQSVKINSQTRVAIIEQKSKNLSWKTIWNYNTGVIATKVTQQNTCYISIMNRTDMPSFDNLARLAAESRNLLGLGRPTKKITFVTNGLVNNLNSYGIDITAMCSGLTTYMAYEVHSLQGNLGSCVTLNILQALDLKYCNTNGQSQQIPGIILNNTQVIIGGQSQIVTINRQWHVAIIEQMTGSFSWKTIWNYNTGVIATKVTQQNTCYISIMNRSEMPRFDNLERLAQESRNLLGLGRPTKKITFVTNGLVNNLNSYGIDITAMCSGLTTYMAYEVHRPQVPLGSCITLDVLRAVELKYCIGNGSSQQIPGIILNNTQVIIGGQSQIVTINRQWHVAIIEQMTGSFSWKTIWNYNTGVIATKVTQQNTCYISIMNRSEMPRFDNLARLAQESRNLLGLGRPTKKITFVTNGLVNNLNSYGIDITAMCSGLTTYMAYEVHRPQVPLGPCITLDVLRAVELQYCNGNGNWNGNWNGNWNGNWNGNWNGNWNGNGNWNGNWNGGNNWNGNGNWNGGNNWNGGNNWNGNGNWNGGNNWNGELLPNANPDALLAWHLLIDSFLLEAADASKEQWSQQIPGIILNNTQVIIGGQSQIVTINRQWHVAIIEQMTGSFSWKTIWNYNTGVIATKVTQQNTCYISIMNRSETPRFDNLARLAQESRNLLGLGRPTKKITFVTNGLVNNLNSYGIDITAMCSGLTTYMAYEVHSNHQTLVLHNIKPCGFDPCRFILKNLNDFQLVGVFLNIIAHVSGPMNWQQPQCAMPILRDSQEPVQ; from the exons ATGTCTCAGGGCTGCTTTGACAAGGCCATGGAGGCACAGATGCCTCAGCCCTCACTGCTGTATTTTAGTGGGCGCTATGGTGATCTGATAACATACAGTATATTTTGGAAG tctcagcagcagcagacaaaTCAAAACCAGGAAATCATCTTTGGTGGAGACTCCCAAATCACTATCACCGGTATCTCACAAAGCGTAAAGATCAATAGCCAGACAAGAGTGGCAATCATTGAGCAAAAGAGCAAAAATTTATCATGGAAAACGATCTGGAACTACAACACG GGTGTCATTGCAACCAAAGTCACACAACAGAACACCTGCTACATTTCCATCATGAACAGAACTGACATGCCAAGCTTTGATAATCTGGCCCGActggcagcagagagcagg aaccTGCTCGGTCTTGGAAGGCCGACCAAGAAGATCACCTTTGTCACCAATGGATTGGTCAACAACCTCAACTCCTACGGAATAGACATCACCGCTATGTGCAGCGGACTCACCACCTACATGGCTTACGAAGTTCACA GCCTCcaaggaaatctgggatcatGCGTAACCCTCAATATCTTGCAAGCTCTCGATCTGAAGTACTGCAATACCAATGG TCAGTCTCAGCAGATTCCAGGCATCATCCTCAACAACACACAAGTCATCATTGGTGGCCAGTCCCAAATTGTGACCATCAACAGGCAATGGCACGTGGCAATCATTGAGCAAATGACTGGCAGCTTCTCCTGGAAAACCATCTGGAACTACAACACG GGCGTCATTGCAACCAAAGTCACGCAACAGAACACCTGCTACATTTCCATCATGAACAGAAGCGAGATGCCCCGCTTTGACAATCTGGAGCGCCTGGCACAAGAGAGCAGG aaccTGCTCGGTCTTGGAAGGCCGACCAAGAAGATCACCTTTGTCACCAATGGATTGGTCAACAACCTCAACTCCTACGGAATAGACATCACCGCTATGTGCAGCGGACTCACCACCTACATGGCTTACGAAGTTCACA GACCCCAGGTGCCTCTGGGATCATGCATTACCCTCGATGTCCTGAGAGCTGTGGAGCTGAAGTACTGCATTGGCAATGGCAGT TCTCAGCAGATTCCAGGCATCATCCTCAACAACACACAAGTCATCATTGGTGGCCAGTCCCAAATTGTGACCATCAACAGGCAATGGCACGTGGCAATCATTGAGCAAATGACTGGCAGCTTCTCCTGGAAAACCATCTGGAACTACAACACG GGCGTCATTGCAACCAAAGTCACGCAACAGAACACCTGCTACATTTCCATCATGAACAGAAGCGAGATGCCCCGCTTTGACAATCTGGCGCGCCTGGCACAAGAGAGCAGG aaccTGCTCGGTCTTGGAAGGCCGACCAAGAAGATCACCTTTGTCACCAATGGATTGGTCAACAACCTCAACTCCTACGGAATAGACATCACCGCTATGTGCAGCGGACTCACCACCTACATGGCTTACGAAGTTCACA GACCCCAGGTGCCTCTGGGCCCATGCATTACCCTCGATGTCCTGAGAGCTGTGGAGCTTCAGTACTGCAATGGCAATGGCAATTGGAATGGCAACTGGAATGGCAACTGGAATGGCAACTGGAATGGCAACTGGAATGGCAATTGGAATGGCAATGGCAACTGGAACGGCAATTGGAATGGTGGTAACAATTGGAATGGCAATGGCAATTGGAATGGCGGTAACAACTGGAATGGCGGCAACAATTGGAATGGCAATGGCAATTGGAATGGCGGTAACAACTGGAATGGCG agctgctgcccaatGCCAACCCTGATGCCCTCCTTGCCTGGCATCTCCTCATCgacagcttcctgctggaggctgcagatGCTTCAAAAGAGCAATGG TCTCAGCAGATTCCAGGCATCATCCTCAACAACACACAAGTCATCATTGGTGGCCAGTCCCAAATTGTGACCATCAACAGGCAATGGCACGTGGCAATCATTGAGCAAATGACTGGCAGCTTCTCCTGGAAAACCATCTGGAACTACAACACG GGCGTCATTGCAACCAAAGTCACGCAACAGAACACCTGCTACATTTCCATCATGAACAGAAGCGAGACGCCCCGCTTTGACAATCTGGCGCGCCTGGCACAAGAGAGCAGG aaccTGCTCGGTCTTGGAAGGCCGACCAAGAAGATCACCTTTGTCACCAATGGATTGGTCAACAACCTCAACTCCTACGGAATAGACATCACCGCTATGTGCAGCGGACTCACCACCTACATGGCTTACGAAGTTCACA GCAACCACCAGACCCTTGTGCTTCACAATATTAAGCCATGTGGCTTCGATCCTTGTAGGTTTATCCTTAAGAACTTAAATGACTTCCAGTTGGTAGGAGTCTTTCTGAATATCATAGCCCATGTGTCTGGGCCCATGAACTGGCAGCAGCCTCAATGTGCAATGCCCATCCTTCGGGACTCTCAAGAGCCAGTGCAATAG